A genome region from Arachis duranensis cultivar V14167 chromosome 6, aradu.V14167.gnm2.J7QH, whole genome shotgun sequence includes the following:
- the LOC110273400 gene encoding vacuolar-sorting protein BRO1-like, with translation MVEPLFTSLSSDADPIVFVWYDAFNPEHEDGVSSQRNAIRLEKAAVLFNLGAICSQIGASCDRTTALGRHLVMESFKVAANFFSNLRKVFAKRVVSATLDLTVLFAEFLHHLFSAQASELELQLQLNKNDASYAFQQHRCALAFSSVYKLYDRAYGLIPPDSAARKHVYSFDQTWVTHLYQKVTFFQAEARQRQSSILPESE, from the exons ATGGTTGAGCCACTCTTCACCTCTCTCTCCTCCGACGCCGACCCCATCGTCTTTGTCTGGTACGACGCCTTCAACCCTGAGCATGAGGATGGGGTCTCCTCACAGCGCAACGCCATCCGATTGGAGAAGGCCGCTGTTCTCTTCAACCTTGGAGCCATCTGCAGCCAGATTGGTGCCTCTTGCGACCGTACCACCGCCCTTGGCCGTCATCTTGTAATGGAATCCTTCAAAGTTGCCGCCAATTTCTTCTCCAACCTCCGGAAGGTTTTTGCCAAGCGTGTGGTCTCCGCCACCCTCGATTTGACTGTCCTCTTCGCGGAgtttctgcaccacctcttcTCCGCTCAGGCTTCCGAGCTCGAACTACAGCTACAGCTCAACAAGAACGACGCCAGTTACGCTTTCCAACAACACCGATGTGCCCTAGCATTTTCATCG gTTTATAAGCTTTATGATAGAGCATATGGACTGATACCTCCTGATTCGGCTGCACGGAAACATGTCTACTCTTTTGACCAAACCTGGGTAACTCATCTTTACCAGAAGGTGACATTCTTTCAGGCGGAGGCTCGTCAGAGGCAATCATCCATCCTACCCGAATCCGAGTGA